The DNA window TACATCGAGGATCCTGATGGAATAAGGTATCAGGTTTATCAGGTTTCCAAAACCTCTCCGGATGTGACCTGGAATAAAGTGGAAGTTGAGATGTCTAACCCCGATTCCGTCTTCTCAAAAAGCGGAGTTTACAAGATCATTCTGAAGACGGAGTTCGGATTGACCACATACAAGGGAAGCAAGGAAGGCAAGGTTTACTTTGACAACGTGAAGCTTGAAATTAACGAAGAGGAGTATCAGCAGTACGAAGTCGTCGTGCAATTTGAAAACGTCCCTAACACTCAGTACACCCTCAACCTCGAGGGAGAGTATCTCGTTAGTAAGGAGCCGGCTGTTCTCTACATCTACGATTATTCTTCAAATTCCTGGGGAAGAAGTTTCGAGTTAAACGCCACAGCCTGGAAGAAGTTCAGAATTCAGCTGAATCCAAACGAGTATCAGGGTGGTGTAGTCAAGATAAAAATTGACGACAAAAACAAGGGAATTGACACGATTCAGGATTACGTGAAATTCAAATATCTGCTTGTTCAAAGCGACACCGGCAAACCCTATCCGTGCGAGCAGTGTCACGCCTCAGAAAAACACGAAAATCCAGCTCTTGGAAGCATAATAGCGATTATGGGTAGCAACAAGATAAACACGACCGATCTGAACAACTCTTACTGGTGCATCCAGTGCCACTGGAAGAATGCTGCAAACTACACCGAGATGATAAATGAATACAACTTAACGAGGGGATTACCGGTTCCGCCCGAAATAACCAACGGAACTTACGCCTATCCGGTGGCGAGGGACGGGACTAAGCATGTGGATCACACAGACTGGATCAATCAGTACGGCTACTCAGACAGAGCGTGTGCTTTATGCCACGCAACCTACTTCGTTGACGGGGTTACGACGACTACTGAAATCATCCACGACACTGAGGTTGGAACGAACTGGACGAGAGACTACCTCTTCGCTGAGTGCATAAACTGCCATTCAACCGACGTCAACACTTCCAACTTCGGCAGACACGTAAACCTTGAGAGTGACGGAGGATTAACCTACAAGGATTGTATTAAATGCCATTACAAGCTGGGAGGGATGGGATATAACTACACCGCTACGGTGGGACTGAATCTGTACGATTGCAGGAGCTGCCACACGCCAGAGGGAGAGTCCAATTTAAAACCTGCCGATTCAAATCTCATAATTGTCAACTTCTCTCACGGAACCAATCTCTGCTCCAATTGCCACTATCCGAAGGGAGACTACCACAACGATTATTCCGATCCTCTCGGCACTGTCGAAGCTCCCGGGTGGAGCGGATGGGTTAACGGCACTCCTGTAAGCTGTAACGACTGTCACTTTGAGAGAAACCTTGATGACGAGCCATTCCATGCCCCGGGAATAAGCAGGTTTAAAGCTTCTTACAGCTCCTGTTCCGGTTCAAACTGCCACGGAGACGGTAGGATACATAGCGTAAAGCCAAGAGATCTGGATGTTGAGCCATTCGTAAGCGTAAGCCTGAACAGAACGTGGATAAATCCGGGAGAATCCATACTTGTTACAGCAAAGGTAAGTGGTAAGGGGTCACAGATCAGCTACGCCTATTATGAGCTGTTGGACATGGACGGCAAGGTAATCTCTTCAGCAGATCTCTATCCAAAAGACGGTGAGTGGGGTGGCGTTGATAGTACTATTTTAGGAAACGGTTACGAGGAGTTTGAGTTCGTGATAAATGGCTCGGTAACTTCTGCACTTAAAGCCGGAATTTACAAAGTTAGAGTTACTGCAATGCAGGACGCTCCTAAGAGCAGAGAAGGAAGTTACTACCCAAGAAACGGAGCTTACGGAAGTGGTTACGCTGAATTCAGCGTCGGAGAGGCTGGAAGCCTTGCCACAAACTTCGACTTTGAGGCTTTAAACGTTTCCGGGTGGTTCGTTAACTGGAAGAAAGTAATTGTTTCAGGAAACCCCGTTATTGAGAGCAGTGATGCGGTATATCACTCTTACAACCACTCCCTTCACATATCCTCTTCAGCGGGAGATGACTGCTATGTTCAGTCGATAAACGTGAGCGTGACTGAAGGAGAGAAATACTTACTTCTCGTGTGGGTTAAAGGAAGTGCCGATTTTGCCGGGATAAGCATTAATCAGTGGAATTCATCAAACCTTGTCTCTTCAACCGATCCTGTAGGTATAATCGGCTCCACAAGCGACTGGACTCAGTTCGGAATAATCTTCGATGCATTAGGAGATTTGATAAACGTTCAGCTGCACGTTAAAGGAAACGCTGACATCTATTTCGACGACGTCAAGTTATTGAGAATGCCTTCATACAAAGTGGTCGGACCAGTAAACGGAGATTTCGAATATAATGAGGATGATCTTACCCTGAAAAACGCTGAGGAGTGGCAACAGTATTATGGATACGTTAACGGAAAAGATCCGGCTGTAAAAGCCTGGGAGCCTTACACGAGTGATGCGGGAATAAATGTGAGCAAAGTATATTCCGGAGTTCAGGCTGTCGAGATCGACGGAACAGGCTTCTGGGTTTCACCGGGAGGTTACGACAGGATGCAGGATGACAGCAGTGGAGTTTGGTTTAACGCTTCGAAGTATTACGTTGACAAATACGGCATCTTCGTGGATAAACCGTACTACCTCGTCTCGTTTGCGATGTTCGCAGATAGAATTAATGACTACGCAGGAATGAACATTACGTTCTGGGTATACGATAAAAGCAATGGTGATTACTTCCAGATTTCTGATCTCGGCTTCGTTGTCGGAACGAGGGAAAACATGTCCGACTACGTTGTCGGAGTTGTCAATGTCACCATACCCTTCATCTCCAACCTGATGGAGATAAGGCTTGAAGCATCTAACAGCCACGTGGTGTTCGACGATGTCAGGATTTATGAAGTTCAGTAATGGAAAAAACTTAAAGTCCATTTCAACATTTCGAAGTTCCATGAAAAAGCTACTCTTTACAGCTATTATTCTTTCATTGTTTCTATCCTTTGGCTGTATTCAAAGGGAAGTTCAGAAAGCTCCGGTAATTGAGGTGAATTTTACTCATTATGTTATTGAAGGACATCATTTGCTTAAGATAAGTGATGCTAAGGTTAGGTACATAGAGGTCGATAAAGTTAGCTTAAAAAAATACCCGGATTTCCCCGGAATTCATGTTTTTGGAGTGTACAGTAAAGGAGTTACCCCCGTTTACGTGCTACCGGTGGAGGTGGAAGGTAATTTAACTGGTTACGTGGGGTTCGAAAAAGATAAGGTTCCGGAAAATAACCAGAGCGTTCTTATTGTTGTTGCTGTTAGAGATGCAAAAGGGAACGATTTGGCTGTAGCTCGGAAGGTGATAGTATGGCAGTTGGAAGAAAAACAATCTTGACTTTATTTTTAGTAGTTTTTGCATTATCCGTTGCCTCGGCATATGTGCCGTATTTTCCTGTGAAGGTTTACCCTTCAAATCCCGATAATGGCACAGTAGTTTACGTTTCCGTTGAAAACACCGGAGGTTACGGGAAGTATTGCATTTTCAGCTGGTATCACAATAACCAGCTGGTTCAGCAAAACAAAATTGAGATTACCGGAAGTTCAGCGGAAGATTATAGAATAGTCACCTACGGAAGCTGGAGAGTGAGAGTGGACGTTTACGACTATTACGATCAGCTGATAAACTTCACCGAAGTTTCATTTGCAGTTATACTTTATCAAGCTCCGGTGGTAGATTTTACTTTTTCACCTCAAAATCCCGAGGCTGGAGATGTTGTAGAGTTTGACGCTTCAGCAAGCTACGATCCTGATGGAGGAGATATTGCTGAATACTCTTGGGATTTCGGTGATGGGGCAACGATAACAACAGGTGATCCAGTGGTCACGCACATATACGCTGAAGAAGGTGAGTACGTGGTTACGCTTAAAGTAACAGATGACGAAGGAGTATCTTCCGAAATTTCGAAGACTGTTAGAGTCGTTGCTACTCCGACACCCACGCCAACACCAACTCCAACTCCGACACCAACCGCAACGCCAGAAGTTACGCCAACTCCAACACCGACTCCAACTCCGATGGAGACTGTAACGCCAACTCCAACACCGGCAGAGGAGACACCCACGCCAACTCCTACTCCAACCCCAACTCCGACACCCACATCATCAACATCAGGTGGATTTTCTGGAAGTGGAGGCGGTGGAGGAAGCTATACTACCACGCCAACTCCGACACCAACTCCATCTCCCACACAATCTCCTACTCCAACCCCAACACCAAAGATCACGCAAACTCCAGCACCTACTTCGACTCCAACGCCAACTCCAACAGCTACGCCGGAAGCAACACCAACCGCTGAAATAGTTAAAACTGAAACCCCCAAACCGGAAAAAGCGCAGGAGAAACCAACTCCAACGCCTTTCAATGAAAGCAAAGAAATCCCCGTGAGAGAAGAGAAGAAACGAATTCCCGCTTTAGAAGCACTGTACGCGTTGCTGCTAATTGTTGCGGTAGCTTTGCTGAGAAGGTAGTCAGTAAATCAGCCTTTGTATCGGCAGAATGAGTATGTCCTTGGCTCCAATTCTTTTTAACTCCTCAACCACCTCGAGTAACCTGTCTTCGTGGATAACAACATGAACAGCCATCATTCCGTCAGCGTCAACCTTCATTATCGTCGGTCCCTTCAGTCCGGGGGCAACTTTTTTCACTTCTTCAAGCCTGCTTTCGTGGACGTTCATCATCAAATAAACCATTCCCCTCGCGTTTATCACGCTTTGCAAAGCCGTAATTAAAGCTTTGACGTGGAAGTTCTCTTTCTCCTTTTTGTTCACTATCAGAACAGCCTCAGTTTCAAGAACCTCCTCAACAACTTCGAGCCCGTTCATTCTAAGAGTTGTGCCGGTGGAAGTTAAGTCGAGGATTGCATCGGCAACGCCAATAGCTGGAGCGTTTTCGCAGGCTCCGCTGACTTTTATTATCTCAACGTTAACTCCCTTCTCGGAGAAAAACTTTTTCGCAATGTTCTCGAATTCCGTAGCAACTCTTTTTCCTTCGAGATCTCTTAAGCTTTTTATCCCGGAATCTCTCGGAGCCGCAACAACAAGCTTAGCCTTCCCAAATCCGAGTTTTAAAGCTACATCAACGTCGAATCCGCTCTCAACAACTATGTCGTAGCCAGTAATTCCAGCCTGAGCGGCGTTCATGTAAACGTACTCTGGAATGTCTCTCGCTCTCGCGAAGAGAATCTTTATGTTCTCGTTGTTCGTGTTGGCTATAAGCTTTCTGTCTTCGCTCTCCACTTTTATTCCAGCTTCTCTCAGCATTTCCATAGCCGGAGAGCTTAGCCTTCCCTTGTTTGGCACGGCTATTATCATTGAAATTGAAGTTGGGGGAATAGCTTTAAAACTTTTTCAAGTTAAAGAATTGTATGAAAGTAAGCGAAGCACCGAAAACCTCTACCTCCATTATAGTCAGAAGTGCCGCCAACGCGAGAGTTTCCCAGTCGAAGAACCCTTTTTTGGAGCTAATGAGAAGGGTGTTCAGAAAGGAGGAAGTTGCGCTAAAAGCCGTGAAGTTCGTTACGATGATAGAAGAGAGGCAGAAAAGCGGAAAACCGCTTAGAGTTGAAGAGTGGGAGGAAATAATGAAGGAGCTGGGAATGAATCGATCCTCTTTTTATTCTATGCGAAACAAACTGCTCGGAGCCGGAATGATATCTATAAGAAACGGAGAGTACAGGCTTTCGGGAGCTTTTAGCAAGGATCTCGTTGACATGGCGAGGTGGTGGTGGACGGCAGTTCTGGGAAATGATCCGGAAACGCTATAATTCGCTAAGGTTTTAAGGGTAAGCGGCGAGATGAGTTTATGAAAGTCGCAATTCCAACGGACGACGGTGTTAGAGTTTCGGAGCATTTCGGCAGAGCAAAATTCGTTTACATAACCGACGGAAAGGAAAGCAAGTTAGTAGAAAATCCCCACGTGCCTAAGAGAGGTCACAAAGCTCTACCAAGGCTTTTGAAAGAGGAAGGTGTTGAAGTGGTTTTTGCGAAACACGTGGGAGAGGGAATGAGAGAAAATTTGAAGGAGTTCGGGATAAGAGTGGAGATAGTGGGAGAGGATGAGATCTCAAAGCTCGTCGATCGCCTTAAGAGTTCTTGAAGAGCTGATAAAGATCGACACGAGAAACCCTCCGGGGAGAACGAGCGAAGCTGTCGACTTCCTTGAGAACGTTTTTTCGAGCTACGAAACGAGAGTTTACGAAGCTGAAGAGGGCAAGGAGAACCTTGTGGTCGAAATAAGCAAAGGGAAGAAAACTCTGATGTTTAACTCGCACCTCGACACGGTTCCGGCGAAGGGGATCCTTTTAAATCCTGTTTTCGTTGACGGAAAGGTTTACGGAAGAGGTAGCTGCGACGCTAAAGGGTGCGTCGCTGCAATTGTGGAAGCTTTCCTGAACTTCGAACCGGAAGTTGGAGTAAAGCTGAGCTTCACGGCTGACGAGGAGGTTGGTGGAAAGCTCGGCTTAGACTACGTTCTTGAAAAAGAAAGAGCTGATTATGTAATAGTCTCTGAGCCTTTCGGCAGCGACAGCATTGGAGTAGCTCAGGCGAAGGTTTATTCAGTGGATGTGATTGTGAAGGGAAGCTCCGGACATACAGCTTCGGCGGACGTTAAAAGAGGAGCGATTTACAAAGCTTCAAAACTAATAGTAAGTGCGGTGGATTTCTTCAGCTCGATTGACAGAAGAGACCTCGAAAGTCTTCAAAAACTCCTTGAAGTTCCGGTGGAGATAAGAGGGAGAGGTGTTGCAGCATTTAATCCGGCGATAATAGAGGGAGGAGTTAAGAGAAACGTCGTCGCTGAGAAATGCGTAATAAAAGCTGATGTAAGGATGATGCCTTGGATTAGCGAAGAAGAAATTTTCTCGAAGCTAATCGATAAAGATGTCGAGCTTATTGTTCAGGGAGTTCTGAAACCTTACGGAATAAGCTTCGACGGAGTCGATTTGAACGAGGATCTAAAATTTTTCGAAATTATAAAAAGTTCGATAGCTTCCTTCGGCTTAAAACCCAAAGCCACCGTCTCTCTCGGCGTGGGAGATATAAGACATGCGAGAAAAAGGGGAATTCCAGCTTTTTACCTCGGTCCTAAAGGAGAAAATCTGCACGCCGACGATGAATTCGTTTACATCGACGAGATTTTTAGAGTTGCGAAAATCTACAGAAAAATTGCCGAGAAGCTTGCCGAGATCACTTGAGAAATATAACGTTGCCTCTCCCTTTCTTGTACTTCTCTATAATCCCTCTCCTTTCCAGATCCGCAAGCATTAAACTAAGCTTAGCTTCGCTAACTCCGAGCCTTTCCCTCAGCTCTTTTTGAGTTATCCTTCCTCCGGCAGCTTTAATCTCTTCAACGACCCTCTTCAAATCTTCTGGAAGTTCTTCTCGTATTTCCTCCTCTTTCGCTCTTTTCATTCTCAACGCAAAGTAAAAAATCGGAGCCGCTAATAGGAGCAGAGAGTAATAAATCGTGACATCTTTTTCCTCTTTCACCTCGACTTCTTCGAAGGTTATGTTCCCGAGCTTCGGCTCCTCTATCTCTATAACTGGCACGAGCAGCAAATCTATTCTGTAAACACCTTCCTTCACGACAGTGACGTTCTCCTCAGCCATCATCACGAGTTCTCCGTCTTCATAATACTTAGCCACGATCTTGTAACTTCCCGGAGTAACGTTGAAAGAGTAACTTCCGTCCTTGCTCAAAATCTTCTGCTCCGGAGTTGTGTTTATTTCTACAATAACGTTCGAAAGAGGCTCGAAATTTTCCCAGGAGTAGACTTTACCCTCTATGATCGCAGCTGAGGACAATTTTATTAAAAGTAGAAATAGCAAACTAAATTTCAAAGCTTTCGAGATCGTCTGGAAAGCTCGCATCGACACCATGTTTCTCAACGAACTCTTTTATTTTACTTCTATTTTCGTAAGCTTCCGGATACATGTGAACGAAGTAAGCTTTTTTTACTCTCGCATTCTCCACGAAGTTTTCTGGAGTCGTGTGGTCTACAGCTTTATATCCGAAGTTCAGAGACATTTCGTGAATCGCTATTTCTACATCTTCGTAGAGTTCGGGAAAGCTTCTAGTGTCTCCGCTTATCAGCAAATTCTCTATTTTGTAGGCGTAGTTGATTATCGCGTGCTTTCCTTCTCTCACTTCGAACTTCATCGAGCCGAATTTTGGCTTATCCTTCGT is part of the Ferroglobus placidus DSM 10642 genome and encodes:
- a CDS encoding carbohydrate-binding protein, with the translated sequence MRLKAIALAIIIFFSLAYLTEAKGVPSKVIVWTDKKLYHPWYIYSDRGMKTGNVDYATMKVYVAVLDDDGNFMSGRNVRVYIVDEYRYDHYDKGDSSYHHNNQSTGGLFINTFISLSDSDGDGVYEGTVSLDSYLDNDYSNLKDDHLRIKVVAEDVDSGLIGLTYILASPLSCICHKDYSDKYDPTNKEPTKDLAHGDHVNEQQDKPSDICTVCHYGYEHFYENITDTIPDGYKDVHFYKQNPPDVTYSVKGGEFANYDWNSTWINTSLNSFSWAEKSGGGAPYCANCHINSSTGQVYDWDSSSEIVQCTNCHSETGMENTVPPSAYNSYGTAGKGDVSHYNSSRSGALGRGVACGVCHNSVHSLQLPNESYKEYYIAEQCWSCHNVSGGIDLDSSDSIPNSVSTHPEVTNDCRACHLDNNLALDSHSVPVAEPPSPNCVKCHDIGGKSLVHVDVSAMNTTENRHYNLNNRTDPTANGLRWENRLCWACHGEDDNGDGVIEYSEQPPDQHPAKYRNPRMCTDCHKNATYGSLIGAPQVSRHTWYDSVINTPAVTYCGDCHGLPENVLPNADEEFTYESAAAHYGRYRYDLINLLETDPDAFCNYCHQNETSPYPFANPENKIRPEHSNTGTPPECVECHGLGNIHSTNLTIPSVNDQLCQKCHPDKQPHNGTIGCVECHMNNTPSYIHPMTFLQPDGSVSTSKLTAVSCYDCHKSNKLDNLLISWGATRLPKVKNQHHSESPINGSKWNDYWSYQPRYLTFASSYSVSEGYVQDFSNMMSVSNNFSIIYEAPKGGIAAFKGTFPSNQGFDSNYDGWSYSAESPATAGYDPSYGNPAGSIYSYIYTRLRTTSYYSTEWVSAFVYEKNKPVAYAKFSFDYRVTATTRLNEIKITAYIEDPDGIRYQVYQVSKTSPDVTWNKVEVEMSNPDSVFSKSGVYKIILKTEFGLTTYKGSKEGKVYFDNVKLEINEEEYQQYEVVVQFENVPNTQYTLNLEGEYLVSKEPAVLYIYDYSSNSWGRSFELNATAWKKFRIQLNPNEYQGGVVKIKIDDKNKGIDTIQDYVKFKYLLVQSDTGKPYPCEQCHASEKHENPALGSIIAIMGSNKINTTDLNNSYWCIQCHWKNAANYTEMINEYNLTRGLPVPPEITNGTYAYPVARDGTKHVDHTDWINQYGYSDRACALCHATYFVDGVTTTTEIIHDTEVGTNWTRDYLFAECINCHSTDVNTSNFGRHVNLESDGGLTYKDCIKCHYKLGGMGYNYTATVGLNLYDCRSCHTPEGESNLKPADSNLIIVNFSHGTNLCSNCHYPKGDYHNDYSDPLGTVEAPGWSGWVNGTPVSCNDCHFERNLDDEPFHAPGISRFKASYSSCSGSNCHGDGRIHSVKPRDLDVEPFVSVSLNRTWINPGESILVTAKVSGKGSQISYAYYELLDMDGKVISSADLYPKDGEWGGVDSTILGNGYEEFEFVINGSVTSALKAGIYKVRVTAMQDAPKSREGSYYPRNGAYGSGYAEFSVGEAGSLATNFDFEALNVSGWFVNWKKVIVSGNPVIESSDAVYHSYNHSLHISSSAGDDCYVQSINVSVTEGEKYLLLVWVKGSADFAGISINQWNSSNLVSSTDPVGIIGSTSDWTQFGIIFDALGDLINVQLHVKGNADIYFDDVKLLRMPSYKVVGPVNGDFEYNEDDLTLKNAEEWQQYYGYVNGKDPAVKAWEPYTSDAGINVSKVYSGVQAVEIDGTGFWVSPGGYDRMQDDSSGVWFNASKYYVDKYGIFVDKPYYLVSFAMFADRINDYAGMNITFWVYDKSNGDYFQISDLGFVVGTRENMSDYVVGVVNVTIPFISNLMEIRLEASNSHVVFDDVRIYEVQ
- a CDS encoding PKD domain-containing protein; the protein is MAVGRKTILTLFLVVFALSVASAYVPYFPVKVYPSNPDNGTVVYVSVENTGGYGKYCIFSWYHNNQLVQQNKIEITGSSAEDYRIVTYGSWRVRVDVYDYYDQLINFTEVSFAVILYQAPVVDFTFSPQNPEAGDVVEFDASASYDPDGGDIAEYSWDFGDGATITTGDPVVTHIYAEEGEYVVTLKVTDDEGVSSEISKTVRVVATPTPTPTPTPTPTPTATPEVTPTPTPTPTPMETVTPTPTPAEETPTPTPTPTPTPTPTSSTSGGFSGSGGGGGSYTTTPTPTPTPSPTQSPTPTPTPKITQTPAPTSTPTPTPTATPEATPTAEIVKTETPKPEKAQEKPTPTPFNESKEIPVREEKKRIPALEALYALLLIVAVALLRR
- the hisG gene encoding ATP phosphoribosyltransferase, which codes for MIIAVPNKGRLSSPAMEMLREAGIKVESEDRKLIANTNNENIKILFARARDIPEYVYMNAAQAGITGYDIVVESGFDVDVALKLGFGKAKLVVAAPRDSGIKSLRDLEGKRVATEFENIAKKFFSEKGVNVEIIKVSGACENAPAIGVADAILDLTSTGTTLRMNGLEVVEEVLETEAVLIVNKKEKENFHVKALITALQSVINARGMVYLMMNVHESRLEEVKKVAPGLKGPTIMKVDADGMMAVHVVIHEDRLLEVVEELKRIGAKDILILPIQRLIY
- a CDS encoding NifB/NifX family molybdenum-iron cluster-binding protein translates to MKVAIPTDDGVRVSEHFGRAKFVYITDGKESKLVENPHVPKRGHKALPRLLKEEGVEVVFAKHVGEGMRENLKEFGIRVEIVGEDEISKLVDRLKSS
- a CDS encoding M20 family metallopeptidase; translated protein: MRSQSSSIALRVLEELIKIDTRNPPGRTSEAVDFLENVFSSYETRVYEAEEGKENLVVEISKGKKTLMFNSHLDTVPAKGILLNPVFVDGKVYGRGSCDAKGCVAAIVEAFLNFEPEVGVKLSFTADEEVGGKLGLDYVLEKERADYVIVSEPFGSDSIGVAQAKVYSVDVIVKGSSGHTASADVKRGAIYKASKLIVSAVDFFSSIDRRDLESLQKLLEVPVEIRGRGVAAFNPAIIEGGVKRNVVAEKCVIKADVRMMPWISEEEIFSKLIDKDVELIVQGVLKPYGISFDGVDLNEDLKFFEIIKSSIASFGLKPKATVSLGVGDIRHARKRGIPAFYLGPKGENLHADDEFVYIDEIFRVAKIYRKIAEKLAEIT
- a CDS encoding DUF7343 domain-containing protein; amino-acid sequence: MVSMRAFQTISKALKFSLLFLLLIKLSSAAIIEGKVYSWENFEPLSNVIVEINTTPEQKILSKDGSYSFNVTPGSYKIVAKYYEDGELVMMAEENVTVVKEGVYRIDLLLVPVIEIEEPKLGNITFEEVEVKEEKDVTIYYSLLLLAAPIFYFALRMKRAKEEEIREELPEDLKRVVEEIKAAGGRITQKELRERLGVSEAKLSLMLADLERRGIIEKYKKGRGNVIFLK
- a CDS encoding MBL fold metallo-hydrolase; the encoded protein is MKVTFLGTGVAVPLAKKAQSSLLIEDDKLILVDCGFGCMLRLEEAGYSPSDLDAILITHFHTDHCGELIGILKARWLESDEKIDLFAPFAKENLEAVLEAYPYLRTKVKVVTKDKPKFGSMKFEVREGKHAIINYAYKIENLLISGDTRSFPELYEDVEIAIHEMSLNFGYKAVDHTTPENFVENARVKKAYFVHMYPEAYENRSKIKEFVEKHGVDASFPDDLESFEI